The Zobellia alginiliquefaciens genome contains a region encoding:
- a CDS encoding SusC/RagA family TonB-linked outer membrane protein codes for MKIKWFIDGDCLGNSIKRLHVLKFVLILAIAIPMKGHAKSTSTESSLENDLTANSVQRTVTGTVSDAMGPLAGVTILVKGSTNGTSTDFDGNYSIEVPDDQTTLVYSYIGYSSKEIQVGNQTEINVTLEEDAAKLDEVVVLGYTTRKKGELTGSVSTVSSEQIAKAGNKDLAKSLSGTVPGLIIADRGGLPGSTNDDDLTLLIRGKSTLGNNSPLILIDGITASTFSHLAPQDIESLTVLKDGAAAIYGARAANGVILITTKRGKSGKPSINLSSSYNVSKFSVAPNLMSSEQYAIYNNEIAERNGTPLPYTQQQIDNYASGTDPINFPNTDWADLTFAKSSPESRNSISISGGSDNVKYFVSGDFISQTGMYKSGDLNFKQKQVRSNIDINLTDNFKIGVDLSGRFGDRNQPGVSVSEIYSRINTNEPTEVGIYPNGLPGWGGENGANPYVMATQQSGYSKQTDNELRGRFSYDWNLDNFISGLRLKGFAGVRRMNNDIKAWYTPWTVYTYQESTDDYTPSQGFAQGQGSQRTLRESFWKFDELLLNSTLHYSKSLGDNHSISSFVGVEQATSDQRSFWAERRGFPTSEHSELFAGSDEGQQSYGESQEWARVNYFGSFSYDFKKKYFLDLTIRHDGSSNFGPGKRFGTFPGVAASWAINKESFLENVEWLNALKIRASWAKMGNDRIAPFQYLTRYNYGGPTNNAQPNYAIFGTPGVSYNGYTSANVPNEDITWETAYMKNIGLNFTLFDNKLSGDINYFYQNREDILVTRAAAIPDAAGITLPAENIGKVDNFGWEVELSWRDKIGENLSYNLGANFTQAKNEVVFLAEAADVPEWRKREGHSLDSYITYPTAGIFRDQAQVDATEVKLDGTVEGEPIYLDTDGNGIINANDRVRAYSSNVPEIQFGFFGGFNYKDFDFSFLFQGQAEAEMLIFFERPGARPDFLFDQRWTPENRNARYPRAYATGDKFSGNQSGSSADFEGADFWLHDASFVRLKQLELGYTFHKEDIKLGDLKLFVRGYNMLTLFSDVADLGLDPEANGYYDFRESTYPSLQTYTLGLNLSF; via the coding sequence ATGAAAATTAAATGGTTCATTGATGGGGATTGCCTAGGCAACTCTATCAAAAGGTTACACGTTTTAAAATTCGTGCTAATCTTAGCAATAGCGATTCCCATGAAAGGGCATGCAAAATCAACTTCTACCGAATCGTCTTTAGAAAATGACCTCACAGCTAACTCCGTGCAACGTACGGTAACAGGTACGGTATCTGATGCAATGGGACCACTTGCCGGTGTTACTATCCTTGTAAAAGGTAGCACTAATGGTACTTCCACAGATTTTGACGGTAACTATAGTATTGAAGTACCAGATGACCAAACTACTCTTGTATATTCCTATATTGGGTATTCTTCAAAGGAAATCCAAGTAGGTAACCAAACCGAGATCAACGTAACTTTAGAAGAAGACGCCGCTAAACTTGATGAAGTGGTAGTTTTGGGGTATACGACACGTAAAAAAGGTGAGCTTACCGGGTCTGTAAGTACCGTAAGTTCAGAACAGATTGCCAAGGCAGGTAACAAAGATTTAGCCAAATCCCTTTCTGGAACCGTACCGGGATTGATCATAGCGGATAGAGGTGGCTTACCAGGTTCAACTAATGATGATGATTTAACCCTTCTTATTAGAGGTAAGTCTACCTTGGGAAACAATTCGCCTTTAATATTGATTGATGGAATCACAGCCAGTACATTTTCCCATCTGGCTCCACAAGATATCGAGTCCCTAACCGTACTAAAGGATGGTGCCGCTGCTATTTACGGAGCTAGAGCGGCTAACGGTGTTATTTTGATTACTACAAAAAGAGGTAAATCCGGAAAACCAAGCATTAATTTAAGTTCTTCCTATAACGTCTCCAAATTTTCGGTTGCGCCAAACTTAATGTCTTCAGAACAGTACGCCATTTACAATAATGAAATCGCAGAACGAAACGGAACACCGCTGCCCTATACACAACAACAGATTGACAATTATGCATCTGGAACAGACCCTATTAACTTCCCAAATACAGATTGGGCCGATCTTACTTTTGCCAAATCTTCACCGGAATCCCGTAATTCCATTTCCATTTCTGGAGGTAGTGACAATGTAAAGTATTTTGTGAGCGGCGATTTTATAAGTCAAACCGGGATGTATAAATCCGGTGATCTGAACTTTAAACAAAAGCAGGTACGATCTAATATTGACATTAACCTAACTGATAACTTTAAAATCGGGGTAGACCTTTCGGGTAGATTCGGAGATAGAAATCAACCGGGTGTAAGTGTAAGTGAAATTTATAGTCGCATCAATACCAACGAACCAACGGAAGTTGGCATCTACCCTAACGGTTTACCTGGGTGGGGTGGAGAAAATGGAGCCAACCCTTACGTAATGGCTACACAACAGTCCGGTTATTCAAAGCAAACAGATAATGAGCTTCGCGGAAGGTTCTCCTATGACTGGAACTTGGACAATTTTATCTCAGGACTTCGTTTAAAAGGGTTTGCGGGTGTAAGACGGATGAACAATGATATAAAAGCGTGGTACACTCCGTGGACCGTTTATACCTATCAAGAAAGTACGGACGACTATACTCCTTCGCAAGGTTTTGCCCAAGGGCAAGGAAGCCAGAGAACGCTTCGTGAGAGTTTTTGGAAGTTTGATGAGCTACTTTTAAATTCTACACTTCACTACTCCAAAAGTTTGGGAGACAATCATTCCATTAGCAGTTTTGTAGGTGTTGAACAAGCTACTTCCGATCAGCGTTCTTTTTGGGCCGAAAGAAGAGGTTTCCCAACTTCGGAACACAGTGAGCTTTTTGCGGGAAGCGATGAAGGCCAACAATCTTACGGAGAATCTCAGGAATGGGCGCGTGTTAATTATTTTGGTTCGTTTTCATATGATTTTAAGAAAAAATACTTCTTGGACCTTACCATACGTCACGATGGTTCCAGCAACTTTGGACCTGGAAAACGATTTGGTACATTTCCTGGTGTAGCCGCTTCATGGGCCATCAACAAAGAGTCATTTCTTGAAAATGTAGAATGGTTAAATGCTTTAAAAATAAGAGCTTCATGGGCAAAAATGGGTAATGACCGTATTGCGCCTTTTCAATATTTAACTCGTTATAACTATGGTGGACCAACAAACAATGCTCAGCCTAATTACGCCATTTTTGGTACTCCCGGCGTAAGTTACAACGGCTATACCAGTGCCAATGTTCCCAATGAAGACATAACCTGGGAAACGGCATATATGAAAAATATTGGATTGAACTTTACTCTATTTGACAACAAACTTTCTGGTGACATCAATTACTTCTACCAAAACAGAGAGGATATTTTGGTTACCCGTGCCGCAGCCATTCCTGATGCAGCAGGTATTACCCTTCCTGCAGAAAATATTGGAAAAGTAGACAACTTTGGTTGGGAGGTAGAACTAAGCTGGAGAGACAAAATAGGAGAAAACTTAAGTTATAATCTTGGAGCAAATTTTACCCAAGCAAAGAATGAAGTGGTATTCTTGGCGGAAGCGGCAGACGTTCCAGAATGGAGAAAAAGAGAAGGTCATTCATTGGATTCTTACATTACCTATCCAACAGCCGGTATTTTTAGAGACCAAGCTCAAGTTGATGCTACGGAAGTAAAATTAGATGGTACCGTAGAAGGTGAACCTATCTATTTAGATACGGATGGAAATGGTATAATAAATGCCAATGACCGTGTACGGGCCTACTCTTCCAATGTTCCTGAAATTCAATTTGGTTTCTTTGGAGGTTTCAATTATAAAGATTTTGACTTTAGTTTCTTGTTTCAAGGACAGGCCGAAGCTGAAATGCTGATTTTCTTTGAACGTCCCGGCGCTAGACCCGATTTCCTTTTTGATCAAAGGTGGACACCGGAAAACAGAAACGCAAGATACCCTAGAGCATACGCTACGGGCGACAAATTTAGTGGTAACCAAAGTGGAAGCTCAGCAGATTTTGAAGGTGCGGACTTCTGGTTGCACGATGCATCTTTTGTTAGATTAAAACAACTGGAACTGGGCTATACCTTCCATAAAGAAGATATTAAACTTGGTGATTTAAAGCTTTTTGTAAGAGGCTATAATATGTTGACCCTATTTTCTGATGTGGCCGATTTAGGCTTAGACCCAGAAGCTAATGGATACTATGATTTTAGAGAAAGTACGTATCCATCACTACAGACCTACACCTTGGGCCTTAATCTAAGCTTCTAA
- a CDS encoding J domain-containing protein, with protein MDYIDYYQVLGVTKNASEKDIKKAFRKMARKYHPDVNPNDAAAEKKFKEVNEANEVLGDPEKRKKYDQYGKDWMHAEQFEEAKAQQQRSRGSSGQQYTQDFEGGDFSDFFESMFGGSGGFSTGGRQQARFRGQDLNAELRLNLRDAYTTQKQTLTVNGKNIRITIPAGIENGQTIKISGHGGPGRNGGPKGDLYITFSIDNNTSFKRDGNNLYKTIALNLYTAVLGGEITVDTFDGKAKLKVKPETQSGTTVKLKGKGFPIYKKEGQFGDLFITYTVQTPSDLSDQEKNLFKQLASLKN; from the coding sequence ATGGATTATATAGATTATTATCAAGTTTTGGGTGTGACCAAAAACGCCAGTGAAAAGGATATTAAGAAAGCCTTCAGGAAAATGGCAAGGAAGTATCACCCGGATGTGAACCCCAATGATGCCGCTGCGGAGAAAAAGTTCAAAGAGGTCAATGAAGCTAACGAAGTCTTAGGAGACCCTGAAAAACGCAAGAAATATGACCAGTACGGAAAGGACTGGATGCATGCCGAACAGTTTGAAGAAGCAAAAGCACAACAGCAACGTTCACGAGGCAGTTCGGGACAACAATACACCCAGGACTTTGAAGGTGGGGATTTTTCGGATTTTTTTGAATCGATGTTTGGCGGTAGCGGCGGATTTTCTACTGGTGGTCGGCAGCAGGCCAGATTCAGGGGGCAAGACCTCAATGCGGAACTACGTCTCAACTTAAGGGATGCCTATACAACTCAAAAGCAAACCTTAACGGTAAATGGTAAAAATATAAGAATAACAATTCCCGCAGGAATAGAGAACGGACAGACCATAAAAATATCTGGTCATGGCGGCCCTGGCCGGAACGGCGGCCCCAAAGGCGATCTGTACATAACTTTTAGTATAGATAACAACACTTCTTTTAAAAGAGATGGGAACAACCTGTATAAAACTATAGCGCTTAATTTATATACTGCTGTTCTGGGCGGGGAAATCACAGTTGATACGTTTGATGGAAAAGCAAAACTTAAGGTAAAACCTGAAACACAAAGTGGAACAACGGTGAAATTAAAAGGAAAAGGATTCCCTATTTATAAGAAGGAAGGCCAGTTTGGAGACCTTTTTATCACCTATACCGTTCAAACCCCTAGTGATCTTTCGGATCAAGAGAAAAACCTTTTCAAACAATTAGCATCACTTAAAAACTAA
- a CDS encoding RagB/SusD family nutrient uptake outer membrane protein: MKTTITKRLLCILVPVLAFLSCSDDFLEQTNPNQISTETFWRDNKDLEQGLIATYKGFANANTINLVGELARTDLAWSSGYQRPNNTNEYYLQVFNDASSVPNNKWSTSYTTIFRANQVIEAAAALEETYTTDKEKEDGLVMLAQARFLRGYTYFNLYHAFNGGSVPIYDFVPVEESEFYQSVSPAEDVKKFYLDDLQFASENLPLSWEGQDKGRVTAGAAVALIGQSYLYEGNFETAATYFESVINDFGYALTPNIGSNFTTMDEFNEESILEVGYSLDYKNELNAYDGRDVANAAYVRQFTGGDGKWFGAVVANWLILKYREEPLDFSDPRNKIIDDEGNESFRKFSLRTSWSVALVDDTDMGYYLREETGQASNFNVKMTAFWRKHTNWDITRSEEDLSPGKVRSGVNERLIRLAEIYLQYAECQIELGNIDVALEYINKVRRRSGVQLLGLAGTGEFPANDHDNVAYDAQSLMEHLRYTELPLELSAEGDGNRNIDLRRWGVKAERFQELAQKRYSADHYEMVSEEGEPVTRWGSIVKELPVGDPDIDENWNEFQEAAANYNESLHAYWPLPNSEIISNPQLND, translated from the coding sequence ATGAAAACAACGATAACAAAACGGTTGCTATGCATACTGGTACCTGTGTTAGCATTTTTGAGCTGTTCAGATGATTTTCTTGAGCAGACCAATCCCAATCAGATTTCTACCGAAACTTTTTGGAGAGATAACAAAGATTTGGAACAAGGGTTAATCGCCACCTATAAGGGTTTCGCAAATGCTAATACCATTAATTTGGTGGGGGAACTTGCTAGGACCGATCTAGCTTGGTCCAGTGGATATCAACGACCAAATAACACCAACGAATATTACTTACAGGTCTTTAATGACGCTTCGTCCGTACCTAATAATAAGTGGAGTACAAGTTATACCACTATTTTCAGGGCTAATCAAGTGATTGAAGCTGCAGCAGCGCTAGAAGAAACATATACTACAGATAAAGAGAAGGAAGATGGCCTTGTGATGCTTGCTCAAGCACGATTTTTAAGAGGCTATACCTATTTTAATCTCTATCATGCTTTTAATGGAGGTTCTGTGCCAATTTATGATTTTGTTCCTGTAGAAGAAAGTGAATTCTATCAGTCCGTTTCCCCGGCAGAAGATGTAAAGAAATTTTATCTAGATGATTTACAATTTGCTTCAGAAAACCTACCTCTTTCTTGGGAAGGTCAAGATAAGGGTAGGGTTACAGCAGGTGCGGCAGTTGCTTTAATTGGACAGTCCTACCTCTATGAAGGAAACTTTGAAACCGCGGCTACATATTTTGAAAGTGTTATCAATGATTTTGGTTATGCTTTAACGCCAAACATAGGTAGTAATTTTACCACTATGGATGAATTTAATGAGGAATCCATACTAGAAGTAGGGTACTCATTGGATTATAAAAATGAACTAAATGCTTATGATGGTAGAGATGTTGCGAATGCTGCTTATGTTAGACAGTTTACTGGTGGTGATGGTAAATGGTTTGGTGCCGTTGTTGCGAACTGGTTAATTTTAAAATACAGGGAAGAACCATTAGATTTTTCAGACCCAAGAAATAAAATTATTGATGATGAAGGCAACGAAAGTTTTAGAAAATTTAGTTTAAGAACATCGTGGTCGGTTGCCCTTGTAGATGATACTGATATGGGGTATTATTTAAGGGAAGAAACTGGGCAAGCTTCAAATTTTAATGTGAAAATGACAGCATTTTGGAGAAAACACACCAATTGGGATATTACACGATCAGAAGAAGATTTGTCTCCAGGTAAAGTTAGATCTGGAGTAAATGAGCGTTTGATTCGTTTAGCCGAAATATATCTTCAATATGCTGAGTGTCAAATTGAATTAGGTAATATTGATGTGGCATTAGAGTATATTAATAAAGTGAGACGAAGATCAGGGGTACAATTATTAGGACTGGCAGGCACGGGTGAATTCCCGGCTAATGATCATGATAATGTAGCATATGACGCACAAAGTTTGATGGAGCATTTGAGGTACACTGAATTACCATTGGAACTTTCGGCAGAAGGTGATGGAAATAGAAATATCGATTTGAGAAGATGGGGTGTAAAGGCGGAACGTTTTCAAGAACTGGCTCAGAAAAGATACTCTGCAGATCATTATGAAATGGTGAGTGAAGAAGGTGAACCTGTCACTAGATGGGGATCAATTGTAAAGGAACTACCAGTAGGTGATCCTGATATTGACGAAAACTGGAACGAGTTCCAGGAGGCAGCGGCTAATTATAATGAGTCTTTACATGCTTACTGGCCTTTACCGAATTCAGAAATTATATCTAACCCACAATTGAATGATTAA
- a CDS encoding RagB/SusD family nutrient uptake outer membrane protein translates to MKHINIKQVWALIALFATLGCEDVLDTEASDAFTEDIIYSEPAQVERLVYPVYNSTESWGLNKAQWWSRRFNIEVGSFEAKFNFNDLDQLRLRAGWSPSNVGVLAQKWSTYWDYVRLANEFLDKIDDSEAMKTDPDKVAILKAEMKFLRANIYSKLIKFYGGVPILENALGLDADFALVRNSYEECVDFIVKELDEAAAILPETRPDNEFGRATKLSALAVKSRTLLYAASTLHDPATEPSGPLYDYTKTSKWQDASDAAKEIIDLVGARDLIAVTNAKEYQDLFLSPNQDILFARAYSSLYYDFGTDANSLWNQTQAPSGYGGWALSSPTHNFALQFNMADGTSTSDAGYDPENPNDNRELRYYADLFYQGASFRGRPVDYALANNPTEATPHGLDSPEGLGNTGHSSKTGYNIRKFQDESVGLTDVSPNRPYILYRLAEIYLNYAEAQYHLGLEGIAREFVSKVSTRGLQPAITASGPELLEAIKRERRIELAFEGHNFFDERRWMNEEHLGFDVKGLKWTKTADGSLTNEEYTVVERPWFERQYYLPIPQSEVEKAPSMVQNDGY, encoded by the coding sequence ATGAAACATATTAATATAAAACAAGTCTGGGCATTAATTGCCCTATTTGCAACACTTGGTTGTGAAGATGTATTGGACACCGAAGCTTCGGATGCCTTTACGGAGGACATTATCTACAGTGAGCCTGCTCAGGTAGAAAGATTGGTTTACCCAGTTTATAACAGTACCGAAAGTTGGGGATTGAACAAGGCCCAATGGTGGTCACGTAGATTTAATATTGAAGTGGGTTCTTTTGAGGCCAAATTCAACTTCAATGATTTAGATCAACTTAGATTAAGAGCAGGTTGGTCGCCTAGCAATGTGGGGGTTCTTGCTCAAAAATGGAGTACTTATTGGGATTATGTTAGGCTTGCTAATGAATTCTTAGATAAAATAGATGACAGCGAGGCAATGAAAACTGACCCGGACAAGGTGGCTATTCTTAAAGCTGAAATGAAATTCCTTCGCGCTAATATTTACAGTAAGCTTATTAAATTTTATGGTGGCGTTCCTATCCTAGAAAACGCTTTAGGGCTTGATGCCGATTTTGCTTTGGTGAGAAACAGCTACGAGGAGTGTGTAGATTTTATTGTAAAGGAGCTTGATGAAGCTGCTGCTATTCTTCCGGAAACCCGTCCAGACAATGAATTTGGCCGTGCTACAAAACTCTCTGCATTAGCTGTAAAATCACGGACTTTACTTTACGCCGCAAGTACATTGCACGACCCAGCCACTGAGCCTAGCGGTCCACTGTATGACTATACCAAAACTAGTAAATGGCAAGATGCATCGGATGCCGCCAAAGAAATCATAGACCTGGTAGGTGCCCGTGACCTAATAGCCGTTACCAATGCCAAAGAGTATCAAGATCTATTCTTATCGCCCAATCAAGATATACTGTTTGCTCGCGCTTATAGTAGTCTGTATTATGATTTTGGTACGGATGCCAACTCGCTATGGAATCAAACCCAAGCTCCAAGTGGCTATGGAGGATGGGCGCTATCCTCTCCTACCCATAATTTTGCGTTACAGTTTAATATGGCAGACGGCACTAGTACGTCCGATGCTGGTTATGATCCTGAAAACCCAAATGACAATAGAGAACTACGTTATTATGCGGATTTGTTCTATCAAGGCGCATCCTTTAGAGGGAGACCTGTTGATTATGCTTTAGCGAATAACCCCACCGAGGCTACCCCACACGGATTGGATTCTCCAGAAGGTCTTGGAAACACCGGACATTCATCAAAAACAGGATATAACATCAGAAAGTTTCAAGACGAAAGCGTTGGCCTTACGGATGTATCCCCTAATCGCCCATACATATTATATCGCTTGGCCGAAATCTATTTGAACTATGCAGAAGCCCAATACCACTTAGGTCTAGAAGGAATTGCCCGTGAGTTCGTAAGCAAGGTTTCCACAAGGGGACTTCAACCGGCAATTACCGCCTCTGGCCCAGAACTACTTGAAGCCATTAAGCGGGAAAGACGAATAGAACTAGCTTTTGAAGGTCATAATTTCTTTGATGAAAGACGATGGATGAACGAAGAGCACCTTGGTTTTGATGTTAAAGGTTTAAAATGGACAAAAACCGCGGATGGTAGTTTAACCAATGAAGAATATACCGTAGTAGAAAGACCATGGTTTGAGAGACAATATTACCTACCCATACCACAATCTGAAGTTGAAAAGGCACCTTCAATGGTTCAGAATGATGGATATTAA
- a CDS encoding sulfatase family protein: MKFRFFLITLLLIFNVACKGQEKVSEQPPNIVWIVSEDNSKHYLKMFDPNGIETPNIKALAEHGVQFNRAFSNAPVCSVARSTIISGCYAPRTGTQFHRHSKLVNLPDSLRMFPAYLRDAGYYTVNNSKEDYNFVKGDDVWNESSGKGNWKNRKPGQPFFYVHNIGTTHESRLHFPESDMKDAPTKARVNDYHVQPNHPDTDLFRYTNARYRDRISEMDNELGEVVKALEADGQLENTFIFYYGDHGGVLPGSKGYLYETGLHVPMVVRIPEKYKDMVDLEVGSQTDRFVSFIDLAPTVLNLAGVEIPVQIDGVPFLGKNIDEKKLAKENVAYGYADRFDEKYDMVRSVRKGKYKYIRSFNTFNFDGLMNEYRYKQAAYREWQQMYEEGKLTDVQSTFFKSRAPEMLFDVENDPYETTNLAHNSTFEPTLKEMRGLLNDWISDMPDLSFYPEFYLVRNALGNPVEFGREHKKDIKNYLKTANLILNDAATIRTELEKALQSSDPWQRYWALIVCSSFGDELKGLNPIIKKIVTNDEERINRVRAAEFLGITKSGNPVPTMLDALYSAESETEALLILNSIVLLNSSTYGYDFNVDEKKINTDFLGEKSELLSRLEFLKNRHNKKIK; the protein is encoded by the coding sequence ATGAAATTTCGTTTTTTCCTTATCACACTTCTATTAATTTTTAATGTGGCCTGCAAGGGGCAAGAAAAAGTATCGGAACAGCCACCGAATATTGTCTGGATAGTTTCTGAAGACAATTCAAAACATTATTTAAAAATGTTCGATCCCAACGGAATTGAAACTCCAAATATAAAAGCATTGGCTGAACATGGTGTACAATTCAACCGAGCATTTTCTAACGCACCTGTGTGTAGTGTAGCTCGGTCTACAATTATTTCAGGATGCTATGCCCCACGAACAGGAACCCAATTTCATAGACACTCAAAATTGGTTAATTTACCGGATTCGCTTCGTATGTTCCCTGCTTACTTGCGTGATGCCGGATATTATACCGTGAATAACAGTAAAGAGGATTACAACTTCGTTAAAGGAGATGATGTTTGGAATGAATCTTCTGGAAAAGGGAATTGGAAAAACCGTAAGCCCGGTCAGCCATTTTTCTACGTTCACAATATAGGAACAACACATGAATCCCGACTTCACTTTCCTGAAAGTGATATGAAAGATGCCCCTACTAAGGCAAGAGTGAATGACTACCACGTACAACCCAATCACCCAGATACAGACCTTTTTCGCTATACAAATGCGCGATATAGAGATAGAATTTCTGAAATGGATAATGAACTGGGTGAAGTTGTAAAAGCTCTAGAAGCCGATGGGCAATTGGAAAACACATTTATATTCTATTATGGTGATCATGGCGGGGTACTGCCCGGAAGCAAAGGATATTTGTATGAAACCGGTCTTCATGTACCTATGGTGGTGCGCATTCCTGAAAAATATAAAGATATGGTTGACTTAGAGGTTGGTAGCCAAACCGATCGTTTTGTAAGCTTTATAGACTTGGCCCCAACCGTATTGAATTTGGCTGGAGTAGAAATACCGGTGCAAATAGACGGGGTGCCATTTTTGGGTAAAAATATAGATGAGAAAAAACTTGCCAAAGAAAATGTTGCCTATGGATATGCCGACAGGTTTGATGAAAAGTATGACATGGTCCGATCGGTACGTAAAGGAAAATACAAATATATTAGAAGTTTCAATACGTTCAATTTTGATGGTCTAATGAACGAATACCGTTATAAGCAGGCTGCCTATAGGGAATGGCAACAAATGTACGAAGAAGGAAAATTAACGGATGTGCAATCTACTTTTTTTAAATCTCGTGCTCCAGAAATGCTTTTTGATGTTGAAAACGATCCTTATGAGACTACAAACTTGGCGCACAATTCTACTTTTGAGCCAACTTTAAAAGAAATGCGCGGTCTGTTAAATGATTGGATTTCAGACATGCCCGACCTTTCTTTCTATCCAGAGTTTTATTTGGTAAGAAATGCGTTGGGTAACCCTGTTGAATTTGGTAGGGAGCATAAAAAGGATATTAAGAATTATTTAAAAACAGCAAATTTAATTTTGAACGATGCTGCCACCATACGGACGGAGTTGGAAAAAGCACTGCAATCTTCAGATCCATGGCAACGGTATTGGGCGCTGATTGTCTGTAGCAGTTTTGGTGATGAATTGAAGGGCCTTAACCCTATAATCAAGAAAATCGTTACGAATGATGAGGAGCGAATAAATAGAGTGAGAGCAGCTGAATTTTTAGGTATAACAAAATCAGGAAATCCTGTGCCTACCATGTTAGATGCGCTTTATTCTGCGGAATCTGAAACAGAAGCTTTACTTATTTTGAATTCCATCGTGCTGCTAAATTCTTCAACTTACGGTTATGATTTTAATGTTGACGAAAAGAAAATAAATACAGATTTTCTAGGGGAAAAGTCTGAACTACTAAGCCGACTTGAGTTTTTGAAAAACAGGCACAATAAAAAAATCAAATAA
- a CDS encoding chaperone modulator CbpM has protein sequence MEQQEYVSVTEFCNGHSISTSIISQLNEFGLVRVIERSDSLYIPLEELPKTEKMLRLHTDLNINLEGVEVITRLLERIERANEEMVKLRNKLSLYE, from the coding sequence ATGGAACAACAAGAATATGTGTCGGTAACCGAGTTTTGTAATGGTCATAGCATTTCAACCTCAATTATAAGTCAGCTGAACGAATTTGGACTTGTAAGAGTCATAGAACGTAGTGATAGTTTATATATACCCTTAGAAGAACTTCCTAAGACCGAAAAAATGCTACGGCTGCACACAGATTTAAATATTAATCTAGAAGGAGTTGAGGTCATTACAAGACTCTTGGAGCGAATAGAACGAGCAAATGAAGAAATGGTAAAGCTCAGGAATAAACTCAGTTTGTATGAGTAG
- a CDS encoding family 16 glycosylhydrolase translates to MKNRYAYHIVMVFCFALLYSCGTSSNVDTATEEALDGVQTDEDQEAPVEENNVDLDYNELPVPADAGVGMIWEFQEISDNFEYNAPGDNKGDNFFDKWDDFYHNNWAGPGLTEWKREFSYVANGHLQMWATRKPSSNKINMGCITSKTRVVYPVYIEARAKVMNSTLASDVWLLSPDDTQEIDILEAYGADYSESAQSEQSYFSKKIHISHHVFIRDPFQDYQPRDAGSWYENGTVWNKDFHTYGVYWKNPWHLEYYIDGILVRTVSGKDIIDPKFFTNATEPGNTEIDTRTGLNKEMDIIINTEDQTWRSSPASGLQSETRTPTDKELENIDNNTFKVDWIRIYKPVKE, encoded by the coding sequence TTGAAAAATAGATATGCATACCATATTGTAATGGTCTTTTGCTTCGCTTTACTATATAGTTGTGGTACAAGTTCAAATGTTGATACTGCAACAGAGGAAGCGTTAGATGGAGTTCAAACTGATGAAGATCAAGAAGCTCCTGTTGAAGAAAATAATGTAGACCTTGATTATAATGAACTTCCCGTGCCTGCAGATGCCGGTGTTGGTATGATTTGGGAATTTCAAGAAATCTCCGATAACTTTGAGTACAATGCTCCTGGAGATAACAAGGGAGATAATTTTTTTGATAAATGGGACGACTTTTACCATAACAATTGGGCGGGCCCTGGACTAACAGAGTGGAAAAGGGAGTTTTCTTATGTTGCAAATGGTCATTTACAGATGTGGGCAACAAGAAAACCCAGCTCCAATAAAATCAACATGGGGTGTATAACTTCAAAAACTCGTGTGGTCTATCCTGTTTACATTGAGGCAAGGGCAAAGGTAATGAACTCTACTTTGGCCTCGGATGTATGGCTGTTGAGCCCAGATGATACTCAGGAAATAGATATTTTAGAAGCGTATGGCGCAGATTATTCAGAAAGTGCACAAAGTGAACAGTCTTATTTTTCAAAGAAAATCCATATCAGTCATCATGTTTTTATTCGCGATCCCTTTCAAGACTATCAGCCTAGGGATGCCGGTTCTTGGTATGAAAATGGAACAGTTTGGAACAAAGATTTTCATACCTACGGTGTGTATTGGAAAAATCCATGGCATTTGGAATATTATATAGACGGCATTTTGGTACGTACGGTTTCCGGGAAGGATATCATAGACCCTAAATTTTTTACGAATGCCACGGAACCGGGTAACACAGAAATTGACACTCGGACTGGTCTCAATAAAGAAATGGATATTATTATAAATACGGAAGACCAAACCTGGAGGTCATCCCCGGCATCTGGACTTCAGTCCGAAACGCGTACACCAACTGATAAAGAATTGGAAAATATAGATAATAATACGTTTAAAGTAGATTGGATAAGAATCTATAAACCTGTAAAGGAATAG